A genome region from Clostridiales bacterium includes the following:
- a CDS encoding universal stress protein, translating into MMTEIEKIKKIMVATDGSEPSIRAIRHAIEMARDKGADVLALSVNTTLVDVGARGYDVLAQLGSDKHVVDESVDVHGILTEYYDRIGKPESLLMAEAGLEIAATLGEEQGVRVTTLIEHGRATETILKVAEREKVDLIVMGTTGLTGISRILIGSTADKVTRLSKCPVMVVH; encoded by the coding sequence GACTGAGATAGAGAAGATCAAGAAGATCATGGTCGCGACCGATGGCTCGGAGCCGTCGATACGTGCGATCAGGCATGCCATAGAGATGGCGCGGGATAAGGGCGCAGACGTTCTCGCACTCAGCGTCAACACCACTTTGGTTGATGTAGGTGCGCGAGGGTACGACGTGCTTGCTCAATTGGGATCCGACAAGCACGTAGTGGATGAGTCCGTAGATGTTCATGGCATATTGACCGAGTACTACGACAGGATCGGAAAACCAGAGTCGCTTCTCATGGCCGAGGCCGGCCTTGAGATCGCCGCAACACTCGGAGAAGAGCAAGGTGTGAGGGTGACCACACTGATTGAACATGGAAGAGCGACCGAGACGATCCTTAAGGTGGCCGAACGCGAGAAAGTGGACCTCATCGTCATGGGAACCACTGGATTGACCGGCATAAGCAGAATACTCATCGGGAGCACTGCGGACAAAGT